CGACTCTCAGTTCACTCTCGGACCGAAACGCGACGACCACCCAGATGTATGCGCTCCGCACCCGGTAGCGCCAGCTGCCGTGCTCGAATTCGGCAGGCTCGACGATGGCGGCCCGGAGCACGTTGACGCAGTCGATTGGTGCGAGGCCATCCTTCTCCATCTCTCGAAGAGCGTGGCTCGAGTA
The sequence above is a segment of the Acidobacteriota bacterium genome. Coding sequences within it:
- a CDS encoding DUF4258 domain-containing protein, translating into MTEPFSPTQARQRIRRILLSGSFSYSSHALREMEKDGLAPIDCVNVLRAAIVEPAEFEHGSWRYRVRSAYIWVVVAFRSESELRVVTAWRGRP